In Pseudorasbora parva isolate DD20220531a chromosome 9, ASM2467924v1, whole genome shotgun sequence, the following proteins share a genomic window:
- the mpz gene encoding myelin protein P0 isoform X4 produces the protein MLSVLALTSVVLLGIASQTTAVIVYTSWERHALVGSDVRLSCSFFSWQWTSPDVTFSWHYRPDGARDSISIFHYAGGTPYLDNKGPFRDRLEFVGNPNRRDGSIVIKNVDYGDNGTFTCDAKNPPDIVGRPSSVRLLVFEKVPVQAGVITGAIIGVVLGLLILIVAIYYLMRFLVARRVFSLSMSKHGKKGKGREGSQQKQRF, from the exons ATGCTGTCTGTACTGGCACTGACGTCCGTGGTGCTCTTGGGCATAG CCTCTCAGACCACGGCTGTAATTGTGTACACAAGCTGGGAGAGACATGCGTTGGTGGGCTCAGATGTTAGACTCTCCTGCTCTTTCTTCTCCTGGCAGTGGACTTCTCCAGATGTGACCTTCTCATGGCACTACCGTCCAGATGGGGCTAGAGACAGCATCTCA ATTTTCCACTATGCAGGCGGAACTCCCTATCTGGATAACAAAGGTCCGTTCCGGGACCGCCTGGAGTTTGTAGGGAACCCCAATCGCCGTGATGGTTCTATCGTGATCAAGAATGTTGACTACGGAGACAATGGAACATTCACCTGTGATGCCAAGAACCCACCTGACATTGTCGGCCGCCCCTCCAGTGTTCGACTGCTGGTGTTTGAGAAGG ttcCAGTCCAGGCTGGTGTTATAACGGGGGCCATTATTGGCGTAGTGCTGGGACTGCTGATCCTTATTGTGGCTATTTACTATCTGATGCGTTTCCTGGTCGCCAGACGAGTGTTCAGCTTGAGCATGAG CAAACATGGCAAGAAAGGCAAAGGAAGAGAAGGATCACAGCAAAAACAG
- the mpz gene encoding myelin protein P0 isoform X3 codes for MLSVLALTSVVLLGIASQTTAVIVYTSWERHALVGSDVRLSCSFFSWQWTSPDVTFSWHYRPDGARDSISIFHYAGGTPYLDNKGPFRDRLEFVGNPNRRDGSIVIKNVDYGDNGTFTCDAKNPPDIVGRPSSVRLLVFEKVPVQAGVITGAIIGVVLGLLILIVAIYYLMRFLVARRVFSLSMSKHGKKGKGREGSQQKQAGPLK; via the exons ATGCTGTCTGTACTGGCACTGACGTCCGTGGTGCTCTTGGGCATAG CCTCTCAGACCACGGCTGTAATTGTGTACACAAGCTGGGAGAGACATGCGTTGGTGGGCTCAGATGTTAGACTCTCCTGCTCTTTCTTCTCCTGGCAGTGGACTTCTCCAGATGTGACCTTCTCATGGCACTACCGTCCAGATGGGGCTAGAGACAGCATCTCA ATTTTCCACTATGCAGGCGGAACTCCCTATCTGGATAACAAAGGTCCGTTCCGGGACCGCCTGGAGTTTGTAGGGAACCCCAATCGCCGTGATGGTTCTATCGTGATCAAGAATGTTGACTACGGAGACAATGGAACATTCACCTGTGATGCCAAGAACCCACCTGACATTGTCGGCCGCCCCTCCAGTGTTCGACTGCTGGTGTTTGAGAAGG ttcCAGTCCAGGCTGGTGTTATAACGGGGGCCATTATTGGCGTAGTGCTGGGACTGCTGATCCTTATTGTGGCTATTTACTATCTGATGCGTTTCCTGGTCGCCAGACGAGTGTTCAGCTTGAGCATGAG CAAACATGGCAAGAAAGGCAAAGGAAGAGAAGGATCACAGCAAAAACAG
- the mpz gene encoding myelin protein P0 isoform X2 encodes MLSVLALTSVVLLGIASQTTAVIVYTSWERHALVGSDVRLSCSFFSWQWTSPDVTFSWHYRPDGARDSISIFHYAGGTPYLDNKGPFRDRLEFVGNPNRRDGSIVIKNVDYGDNGTFTCDAKNPPDIVGRPSSVRLLVFEKVPVQAGVITGAIIGVVLGLLILIVAIYYLMRFLVARRVFSLSMSKHGKKGKGREGSQQKQKPKVPLVFISF; translated from the exons ATGCTGTCTGTACTGGCACTGACGTCCGTGGTGCTCTTGGGCATAG CCTCTCAGACCACGGCTGTAATTGTGTACACAAGCTGGGAGAGACATGCGTTGGTGGGCTCAGATGTTAGACTCTCCTGCTCTTTCTTCTCCTGGCAGTGGACTTCTCCAGATGTGACCTTCTCATGGCACTACCGTCCAGATGGGGCTAGAGACAGCATCTCA ATTTTCCACTATGCAGGCGGAACTCCCTATCTGGATAACAAAGGTCCGTTCCGGGACCGCCTGGAGTTTGTAGGGAACCCCAATCGCCGTGATGGTTCTATCGTGATCAAGAATGTTGACTACGGAGACAATGGAACATTCACCTGTGATGCCAAGAACCCACCTGACATTGTCGGCCGCCCCTCCAGTGTTCGACTGCTGGTGTTTGAGAAGG ttcCAGTCCAGGCTGGTGTTATAACGGGGGCCATTATTGGCGTAGTGCTGGGACTGCTGATCCTTATTGTGGCTATTTACTATCTGATGCGTTTCCTGGTCGCCAGACGAGTGTTCAGCTTGAGCATGAG CAAACATGGCAAGAAAGGCAAAGGAAGAGAAGGATCACAGCAAAAACAG